The Fervidibacillus albus genome contains a region encoding:
- a CDS encoding DJ-1/PfpI family protein: protein MEKNVLILAGDAVEALEVFYPFYRLLEEGYEVTIAAPKKKKLQTVVHDFTGWDTYEEKPGYLLEANVTFDEVDPEAFDGLVIPGGRAPEYIRLDPNVKKIVKHFFEANKPIAAICHASLIFETIPEVVKGRTMTAYIACKPGVEAAGGTYVSDRTTYVDENLVSAHAWPDLPTFMREFMKLLEKKTTMQQV from the coding sequence GTGGAAAAGAACGTATTAATTTTAGCAGGGGATGCCGTAGAAGCGCTAGAAGTGTTTTATCCGTTTTATCGCCTATTAGAAGAGGGGTACGAGGTGACAATCGCTGCACCGAAGAAAAAGAAATTACAAACGGTAGTCCACGATTTTACAGGTTGGGATACATACGAGGAAAAGCCCGGGTATTTACTGGAGGCAAACGTAACATTCGATGAAGTAGACCCGGAGGCATTCGATGGCCTCGTCATCCCAGGAGGTCGTGCACCGGAATATATTCGGCTTGATCCGAACGTGAAGAAAATTGTGAAACATTTCTTCGAGGCAAATAAACCGATCGCGGCCATTTGCCATGCTTCCCTCATTTTCGAAACGATACCAGAGGTCGTAAAGGGTCGGACGATGACCGCATATATCGCCTGTAAACCGGGAGTGGAAGCAGCAGGAGGTACGTATGTTTCTGATCGAACGACATATGTGGACGAAAATTTAGTTTCCGCCCATGCTTGGCCAGATTTACCGACTTTTATGCGGGAATTTATGAAACTATTAGAAAAGAAAACGACGATGCAACAAGTGTAA